DNA from Rosa rugosa chromosome 6, drRosRugo1.1, whole genome shotgun sequence:
CCCATACAAGATCGAACTCTTGAGCGGCAAGTGAAGCTACTTTCTTCAGCAATTCCTGAGCACCAAAAGTAAGAAATTCAGCCATAGATCTCTACTCAAGAGAGTCAAAAAGTTGAGATGAATGCTAGTTGAAGAAACTAGGAGAGGGATGAATCTATCTCTCTTTTATGAATTTATCAGATCGTTGGACGATCGTTAATGAAATATAGACTTCTCAGCAACTAGTCCACTACTGATCTCGACagcttttttattcttctctgtTTGTCGTTTTTTAAAAGATGCTTTGAACCAAAAGCAAAGGCATCTCTCACAGTGGTTGTGGACCTGTGGATACATAGATGCTCCAGCTGTTGTATGTACTTTATATCTAAAGATGCTAAGTCTTAATCTAAAGCAATCATGCTTCTGCTGAAGGTTGAATTTTCTTCGGAagctgtttttcttttcttttttttctttttttgatgacaTGGGAAGCTGTTATATCCCGCTTCgtattttagtttgtttgtaaTCTCCTCACTAATAAAGAACTTGGAAATGGTCTAGTCTCCTGGTCACATCTTACAGTGAAGATAACCGTGAATCATCTACATTTTACTACTTTATCAAGCACTAGGTAGAAACCCGCGCAATGCTgcggtttgttttttttttcgtttttccgAGTTCCAACAAATGTTATTGGACATATGTATAATTGAAGCTGTTTCATGTATGTACACATTTCATGTATGATACTCTTAACCAAAGCTGTTCTCTATATACAAATAACAGAAGTGTTTAGTAATGTCTTGAGGAATTAGGTGTCTTGTTGGTCGTGTGGCTTGGGCCAGAATGTGGGATTTTAGGACGCTTTGATAGAACATGAGCATGATCCTGAGAAGCCACTTCCACCTTGATCTGGTGCTGCAAATCTAACAGCAGCAGTCTGTTGTTCACAGCTGGTGCACTCATCTCTAAAACGCCTAGGCCTTGTGTTCTGTGACCATTTGGAGCCACCGGGTAAGTTCTAGTTGCTGATATTATGGCTGCCAAAACTGAGAGAGAAATCAAAACTTTGATGGTGAAGAAGCAACATGGTTTCTGACCGAAGGTGTGCATGACAAATAGCCAGCAAGAATTGGTTTAGACCGAGAATCTGAGATAGTCAGGACAATAGGACACCATCAATCGAAGTTATATATGTGTACAATTGCATGCATTATGAACATGTGGTTATAGTGAAATGAAGCGTCACATATATTTGGGTGGGAACAAACCACAAATGAAAATTCATATCTTGTCCAATAATTTTTTTACCTCCACTTCCTCTGATGTAAACATTGGTCTGTAAAGTATAGAGCTTTCCCAAATGTAATCCTCAGAAACTTGATGAACACTGTTTGGAAGCTGCAACAAATTCAATCAGTTCATGATGAACACAATTACTTGATGCTTATAATCATATAAAATGTTACAGAAGATAGCTATTGGAAttgaggaaaaaaagaagataaacaTACAAAGTAAAACAGAACGAAAATGAGGGTTTTCTTCACTACTTCTATGTTTCAAGTGAATTGGATTCACCAACAAAATTTCAGTACACAAAAGATAAACTTGCGCTGCTTAAAACTTAAAATTGCAACGATAAGATAGACTTTGTACCTCATTGAGATCAGTTAATCTTCTCTCCAAAGTAGAAGTACTCCTGTTTAGCCCCAACCTCTCAAGTTCAGCTTCAAACATTGCCTCTATTCTACTCATCGACTCTGAACTCATACAAACTCCACCATCATACTTGTCCATATTCTGTTCAGGAGATTTGTTCTAAATCAAACATCAGTAACGATCATCATGTGATCGTCCAGTGTGCCTTCACTCTGTAGTGTTTCCATGTTCCAAACAATAACCTACTAAcatgaaaaaagagagagagagagagtcagaatTACAGGAGAAGCTGaaaatgaatctgaaaattcaaaaattttgaagaattttTGTTTTCCTATTTGCATATCCACAGTATTTGTTTAAACCAACCTTTAAGATAACATCACTTGCCTCAAACTCAGCATGTCCATGCAGTACAACCTTACATGCTTCGATGTGGTGCACAACATGCTTCCAATAGACATTGTCTAcaaaatatccttatatgaaaTGAGTTACCACTGATGTTGAAGACTCCGTCACCAAAATTACATATACGAAgtagctgaaaaaaaaaagtgaagatAGGTCTCAGTAAAAAGAAGAGAAGCCAGAAACCCAAAGTTACATGGCAGTTGTGAAAAAAAGTGATAAACCAGAAAAGCAAGAAGCAATACTCAGTATAAATACCCTACCATGTCTATACtaattatattgaaaataaaaaataaaaaatttataacTACTATGATTCATTGTCTATTGCTGTCCCAAGCTAACAAAGTAATTTGCCTTTTGGATTTTTGCAAGCTTCACTTGATCCAAATACAAAGACAGCAAATTGATATCTAAATCAGATAGACATTGATCTCTAAATCAGTAATAAAATATGGATATGCCTAGCAAGTTTCATTGTGATTGTCGTATACAATTTCAATTGGATTTGCAAACATTGAACTGCTTTCCTCTTTGCAAATTGACATCGCACACCACTAACATCTTTCTTATTCCCCATCTCGTCATAACATAGCACCATACTACATGGAGTTTAAGGAATCTAAGAGTTTAATTTGTTCGTGAGACAATCCCAAATCAATACGAAAAAGCAAAGTATTATCAACTGTTTCACAGACTCAAAACTTTATTCTTTCATATTAATTTGCACATAAGTATCATCAAATTGAGCACCACAAATTTCTTAGCCACACTTGGAAGCCCAAAATTAAGAGTGCCATTTTTTGGTAACCTATTTTGTCAAAAATTTTATGATACAATATCATCATGCTCTTGGTCACATCTGTACCTCACCTGCACAAATATACCTATACTTCTTCACTTCTTGAACTGTTTTGATATTTCTCATCTGAACCTCATCTTGTTGAATATTCTAGACCATGTGACTTTTGGGTTCTCCCATAGAGATAGTTATTGTCTCTACACATTCCTATGCAAGTTTCTTGAAGGATTCATGAATATGGAAGATTCATGAAGGAGTATTCATTAGAAGAGTTGAATGGAGCATTAATGAAGACATCTAGAGGGTTCCTCCTTAGCCTATATAAGGAGAGGTCATTTGCTCATTCTAATCATCAAtccaatctcatcttcatccaagtagagagtgaagagtgtCCACTTCAAGTTGAGAGTGTTGTAGTTGTAAGGTAGCAAAacaagtgagagagagagtttccttcaagtagtgttcttgaagttgtgtatctcttgtacccatcttatcatagtggaagttcttgttgttgctgccccGTGGACGTAGGCACCTTGCCGAACCACGTTATATCCGGTGTTCTCTTTCCAttactttttttatttctttgcatattatccttttgtggttggagttattatttccattctattaattttcccaacagtggtatcagagcccttgGTTCGTGGGGGGCGTTAGAATGGAAGGTTCAAGGAGTACCATGATCCGACTCAACCACTCTAATTGGATTACATGGAAGCCGAGAATGGAGGATATTCTCTATTGCAAAGATTTGCATGAGCCAATCGAAGGAGAGGAGGCCAAGCCGGAAGAGACCTCGGATGCGAATTGGACGAAGATGAACCGCAAAGCCATTGGTCATATCCGCGAATGGGTGGATGATAGTGTATTCCACCATGTGTCCAATGAAACCAACGCACATGAATTGTGGTTGAAGTTGGAGTCCTTGTTTGAGAAGAAGACCGCTGCCAAGAAAGCATTTCTAATCAAGGAGCTTGTAAACATGAAGTACAAAGATGGTGTTAGAGTAACCGAGCACCTCAACAACTTCCAAAGTACAATCAATCAATTGGCCACGATGGACATGAAGATTGATGACGAGTTGCAAGCCTTATTGCTATT
Protein-coding regions in this window:
- the LOC133717069 gene encoding uncharacterized protein LOC133717069; this translates as MDKYDGGVCMSSESMSRIEAMFEAELERLGLNRSTSTLERRLTDLNELPNSVHQVSEDYIWESSILYRPMFTSEEVEILGLNQFLLAICHAHLRSETMLLLHHQSFDFSLSFGSHNISN